In a genomic window of Pontibacter liquoris:
- the speE gene encoding polyamine aminopropyltransferase translates to MNALGRHILVEFYDCSPELMNDVVHIENSMVAAAETAGATVINSTFHHFSPYGVSGVVVIQESHLAIHTWPEYGYAAVDLFTCGDSVDPWVSYKFLKEAFEAGHGSSMECRRGQLDLLTRKEFNLESLRTEAAAPGAPAGTITRDVWFTERDENIALSLKHSGNQLYKKDSPYQRVEVYETLAYGNMLTLDGMVMCTQKDEYVYHEMITHVPMFSHPQARRALVIGGGDGGTVRELLRHEQLEEVTLVEIDELVIEACKLHLPETAVSFDNPRLNLLVEDGIKYINACADGRYDLIIVDSADPVGPGEGLFTAEFYRQVYRCLTPDGLMITQSESPRFNSGVFTEIYDTYKQIFGQDKVHCYLAAIPTYPTGTWSFSYSSKGASHPLHFDREAAARFSQQQGLKYYNEAIHTAAFALPNFVKELLKPSIEVNL, encoded by the coding sequence ATGAACGCGTTAGGCAGACACATTTTAGTTGAATTTTACGATTGCTCTCCTGAGCTCATGAACGACGTTGTTCATATTGAGAACAGCATGGTAGCTGCCGCCGAAACGGCCGGAGCTACCGTTATTAACAGCACCTTTCACCATTTTTCCCCCTACGGAGTTTCGGGCGTTGTCGTGATCCAGGAAAGCCACCTGGCTATACATACCTGGCCTGAGTATGGCTATGCCGCCGTCGATCTGTTTACCTGCGGCGACTCCGTAGATCCGTGGGTGTCTTACAAATTTCTGAAAGAGGCCTTTGAAGCGGGGCATGGCTCGTCGATGGAGTGCCGCCGCGGGCAACTAGACCTGCTCACGCGCAAAGAGTTTAACCTGGAAAGCCTGCGGACCGAAGCCGCGGCACCGGGAGCGCCGGCCGGCACCATTACGCGCGATGTATGGTTTACCGAGCGGGACGAGAATATTGCCTTGTCGCTGAAGCACTCAGGCAACCAGCTCTACAAAAAAGATTCGCCTTACCAGCGTGTGGAAGTATACGAAACCCTGGCCTACGGAAACATGCTTACGCTTGATGGCATGGTGATGTGCACCCAGAAAGATGAGTATGTCTACCACGAGATGATCACGCATGTGCCCATGTTCAGCCATCCGCAGGCCCGACGCGCCCTGGTTATTGGCGGCGGCGATGGCGGCACGGTGCGCGAGCTGCTGCGCCATGAGCAACTGGAGGAAGTAACGCTGGTGGAAATTGATGAACTGGTAATAGAGGCATGCAAGCTGCACTTGCCCGAAACAGCCGTTTCGTTTGATAACCCGCGCCTTAACCTGCTGGTGGAAGACGGTATTAAGTATATCAACGCGTGCGCCGATGGCCGTTACGACCTGATCATTGTGGATTCTGCCGACCCGGTTGGCCCGGGCGAAGGCTTGTTTACAGCCGAGTTCTATCGCCAGGTATACCGCTGCCTTACCCCGGACGGGCTGATGATCACGCAATCGGAATCGCCACGCTTTAACAGTGGTGTATTCACGGAGATATACGACACCTACAAGCAGATATTCGGGCAGGACAAGGTACATTGCTACCTGGCTGCTATCCCGACGTACCCGACCGGGACCTGGAGCTTTTCGTATTCCTCCAAAGGCGCCTCGCATCCGTTGCACTTCGACCGCGAAGCGGCCGCCCGGTTCTCGCAGCAGCAGGGCCTCAAATACTATAACGAAGCGATCCATACGGCCGCATTTGCCCTTCCGAACTTTGTGAAGGAGCTGCTTAAACCATCTATTGAAGTTAACCTATAA
- a CDS encoding putative phage abortive infection protein: protein MSAPKLKLSAYELTGYLLIIAGTIVLVWGTIKFNLLHELYLEPEQRKGNVFGEYGEFIGGIVGSLWALAGVFLFFATLTYQKNEFELQRIELHKTQRIYQQQNFSTLFISFISKHDEIISSLTAYDINNSAWSGTNFFVFFQEKVMSSFVQHVRTMAPAEKTPEHLSRVFQEYFIYHFQFYQSSLNPYLKNLSVLFKLIQRYRSEAQDEGEYYSFITKASFTQSELFLLYHVAQYKLLKEFESFHNTFDVFGDMAEEYKVEAIIATELP from the coding sequence ATGTCCGCACCAAAATTAAAGCTTAGTGCTTATGAGCTTACCGGCTACCTGCTCATCATTGCCGGCACCATCGTCCTTGTTTGGGGCACCATCAAATTCAACCTCCTGCACGAGCTATACCTGGAGCCGGAACAGCGCAAAGGAAATGTGTTTGGCGAGTATGGCGAGTTTATCGGCGGCATTGTGGGCTCGCTTTGGGCCCTGGCCGGTGTGTTCCTCTTCTTTGCTACGCTGACTTACCAGAAAAACGAATTCGAGTTGCAGCGCATCGAGTTGCATAAAACGCAGCGCATCTACCAGCAGCAGAACTTTTCGACCCTCTTTATCAGCTTCATCAGCAAGCACGACGAGATCATCAGCTCGCTCACCGCCTACGACATCAACAACAGCGCCTGGTCAGGCACTAATTTCTTTGTCTTTTTTCAGGAGAAGGTCATGTCCTCTTTTGTGCAGCATGTGCGCACGATGGCGCCTGCCGAAAAAACACCCGAGCACCTCTCACGGGTTTTCCAGGAGTATTTTATTTACCATTTTCAGTTTTACCAGTCCAGCCTCAATCCCTACCTCAAAAACCTGAGCGTACTCTTCAAGTTGATCCAGCGCTACCGCTCCGAAGCGCAGGACGAGGGAGAATACTACAGCTTTATTACCAAGGCAAGCTTTACCCAGTCGGAGCTTTTCCTGCTCTACCACGTGGCCCAGTATAAGTTGCTCAAAGAATTTGAGAGCTTCCACAATACGTTTGATGTGTTCGGAGATATGGCGGAGGAGTATAAAGTGGAAGCGATCATTGCCACAGAGCTGCCGTAA
- a CDS encoding chemotaxis protein CheC — MVEPQISELERDIIKEILNIGLARAADSFAVVARDKVLLKVPDIQLIEVKDLLQLVSRYEDTHTIILSDIKGDFNGATLMLFSDDHIVRLSEVCLSMIDVQKGELSVMQESLLLEISNIITGALVTQLANILKADIYGSPPRLPKSHIADSLKDILVQHPLFQPLVFTVITQFTHNFKSVELPLLLFFDTSTLLKILDIIRSFGTENNPMLETE, encoded by the coding sequence ATGGTGGAACCTCAGATTTCAGAGTTAGAGCGCGATATCATCAAAGAAATACTCAATATCGGGCTTGCTCGTGCAGCAGATTCCTTTGCAGTGGTGGCCCGGGATAAAGTGCTGCTCAAAGTTCCGGATATTCAGCTGATAGAGGTAAAGGACCTGTTGCAGCTGGTATCCCGCTATGAGGATACCCATACGATCATTCTCTCCGACATCAAAGGCGATTTTAACGGCGCCACCCTCATGCTTTTTTCCGACGATCATATCGTACGCCTTTCGGAAGTATGCCTGAGTATGATCGACGTGCAGAAAGGAGAGCTCTCGGTGATGCAGGAATCGCTGCTGCTCGAGATCAGTAACATCATAACCGGGGCGCTGGTCACGCAGCTGGCCAACATCCTGAAAGCCGATATCTACGGCTCACCTCCCCGGCTGCCAAAAAGCCACATTGCCGACTCATTAAAGGATATTCTGGTGCAACACCCGCTTTTCCAGCCGCTGGTGTTCACAGTCATTACCCAGTTCACGCATAATTTCAAGAGTGTGGAATTACCGCTGCTGCTCTTTTTCGATACGTCTACGCTGCTTAAAATTCTCGATATCATCCGCTCGTTCGGCACCGAAAATAACCCGATGCTGGAAACCGAGTAA
- a CDS encoding chemotaxis protein CheA: MKSREQEYKEIFIAEALEYYDALNRHISVLEKQPQDDQTLAEIFRLLHNLKANAKAIGYLQISDVSHKLETAFSLIRNKELSFSDEVVTVLFDGIDMLGELITNIDNESAREPDPVLLRNLDIIVDSLSDSTIELAKVQKYHTSKNLSLSDLIYIQIKKLDHLMNLVGELMIDRDRILSISRETENDELKTVSSHLYRITDELQYSVMDARLVSIGTLFNKFPRVVRDIAVAEKKKVNLELTGQDIQIDRNILQIITDSLLHLVRNAITHGIEAPAEREKNNKPGTGNLTLTARSDRENVVITLTDDGKGIDLKQVKRAAVERHLVSADVASNLSESEVLSFLFEPGFSMAREVTEFSGRGVGLDVVKNAIDSIGGRLQVDSKRNKGTTFTMRLPTSIAVKGALLFEVDSIFFGIPLIHTDQVVAMDIDELHEVGDMLVADIKGETVTVVYLHELLNADEANMKLGDKSRLKGNVQNIIVVAYNNRKLGLIVDKLYRQQDIVVKPLSKPLENIDLYGGVTLLGTGKVCLVLDVPAITRFFINRR; the protein is encoded by the coding sequence ATGAAATCGAGAGAACAGGAATACAAAGAGATATTTATCGCTGAAGCGCTCGAATATTACGATGCGCTGAACAGGCATATCAGCGTACTGGAGAAACAGCCACAGGACGATCAGACCCTGGCGGAGATCTTCCGTTTGCTGCATAACCTGAAGGCGAATGCAAAAGCCATCGGCTACCTGCAGATCTCGGATGTGTCGCACAAGCTCGAAACGGCCTTTAGCCTGATCCGCAACAAGGAGCTCAGCTTTAGCGACGAGGTGGTAACGGTACTTTTTGACGGCATTGACATGCTGGGTGAGCTGATCACCAACATCGACAATGAGTCCGCCAGAGAACCCGATCCGGTGCTGTTGCGCAACCTGGATATTATTGTAGACAGTCTATCAGACAGCACCATTGAACTGGCCAAGGTACAGAAGTATCATACTTCCAAGAACCTGTCGCTCTCTGACCTGATCTACATTCAGATCAAGAAGCTAGATCACCTGATGAACCTGGTGGGCGAGCTGATGATCGACCGCGACCGCATCCTTTCGATTAGTCGCGAAACAGAAAATGATGAGTTAAAGACCGTTAGTTCGCACCTTTACCGCATTACCGACGAGCTGCAGTATAGCGTGATGGATGCCCGCCTGGTAAGTATAGGCACGCTCTTTAACAAATTTCCGCGTGTGGTGCGCGATATTGCTGTAGCTGAGAAAAAGAAGGTAAACCTGGAGCTGACAGGTCAGGACATCCAGATCGACCGGAACATTCTACAGATCATTACCGACTCGTTGCTGCACCTGGTGCGCAATGCCATTACCCATGGGATTGAAGCACCGGCCGAGCGGGAAAAAAACAACAAGCCCGGAACGGGTAACCTGACGCTTACCGCCCGCAGCGACCGCGAGAATGTGGTGATTACGCTGACAGACGATGGCAAAGGCATTGACCTGAAACAGGTAAAACGCGCAGCGGTAGAGCGGCACCTGGTGTCAGCGGATGTTGCCAGCAACTTGTCGGAGTCGGAGGTGCTCTCGTTCTTGTTTGAGCCCGGCTTCTCCATGGCCCGCGAAGTAACCGAATTCTCGGGCAGGGGCGTAGGGCTAGATGTGGTGAAGAATGCGATCGATTCGATTGGCGGCCGCCTGCAGGTGGACTCCAAAAGAAACAAGGGAACAACCTTTACCATGCGCCTGCCGACTTCTATTGCGGTAAAAGGCGCCCTGCTCTTTGAAGTGGACAGTATCTTCTTCGGCATTCCACTGATCCATACCGACCAGGTGGTGGCCATGGACATCGATGAGCTGCACGAAGTGGGCGATATGCTGGTAGCCGATATCAAAGGAGAGACCGTGACGGTAGTTTACCTGCACGAGCTTTTAAATGCCGATGAGGCCAATATGAAACTTGGTGACAAATCCCGGCTGAAAGGAAATGTACAGAACATCATTGTGGTGGCGTACAACAACCGGAAGTTAGGGCTGATTGTAGATAAATTATACCGCCAGCAAGATATAGTGGTGAAGCCCCTGAGCAAACCACTTGAAAACATTGACCTCTATGGAGGCGTTACATTGCTTGGCACCGGAAAGGTTTGCCTGGTACTGGATGTACCGGCAATCACGCGATTTTTTATAAACAGAAGGTAA
- a CDS encoding chemotaxis protein CheB, with protein MERRSVQEKIKVIIAVSSGYHRLVLDDIISAEQDMGVKGQAAGADELLAALHSQQPDVVVLDNMLPDNRDFLVLKRIFSEKPTPVILLIAKEKLSLELVKQATELGVYAIVLKPGPAYYTNYRGIASEVISKVRAVRHTPHWDSKERLAQLQQELSFLPLIPAKRLKGAPETVIVIGASTGGTQALETIVKQLSPMLQAAVVIVVHLPKSFTESFAARLRELTKLKVEEGREGLLLKQGKIIVAPGGKDIVVVPVMGNKANLKVGFSTEPSDSFDQPSIDLLMQSVAESEVKQVIGVILTGMGKDGTKGAGHIQSRGGLVIAQDEETSLIFGMAKSAIDSGFTNQVLPLADIPHYLNRLSARQDVVSATGTAV; from the coding sequence TTGGAGAGAAGAAGCGTGCAGGAGAAGATCAAAGTAATTATTGCTGTTTCATCCGGTTACCACCGGCTGGTGCTCGACGATATCATCAGCGCCGAGCAGGATATGGGTGTGAAGGGCCAGGCAGCAGGGGCCGATGAGTTGCTGGCTGCCTTACACAGCCAGCAGCCGGATGTGGTGGTACTGGATAACATGCTGCCCGACAACCGGGATTTTTTGGTGCTGAAGCGCATTTTTAGTGAAAAGCCCACACCGGTGATCCTGCTGATAGCAAAAGAAAAGCTGTCGCTGGAGCTGGTAAAACAGGCTACAGAACTGGGCGTATATGCCATCGTGCTGAAACCGGGTCCCGCATACTATACTAACTACCGCGGCATTGCTTCGGAAGTTATTTCAAAAGTACGGGCAGTGCGGCATACGCCGCATTGGGACTCGAAAGAGCGCCTGGCGCAATTGCAGCAGGAATTGTCCTTTTTACCCTTGATTCCTGCAAAGCGCCTGAAGGGCGCACCGGAAACGGTCATTGTGATCGGAGCCTCTACCGGGGGCACGCAGGCTCTTGAAACGATTGTAAAGCAGTTATCGCCCATGCTACAGGCGGCCGTGGTGATAGTGGTGCATTTGCCGAAGAGCTTTACCGAATCGTTTGCTGCCCGTTTACGGGAGCTCACGAAGCTGAAAGTGGAGGAAGGCCGCGAAGGACTCCTGCTCAAACAAGGCAAGATCATCGTGGCGCCAGGAGGCAAAGACATAGTGGTAGTCCCTGTAATGGGCAATAAGGCCAATCTAAAAGTTGGTTTTTCCACGGAGCCTTCGGACTCTTTCGATCAGCCAAGTATAGACCTGCTGATGCAGTCGGTTGCTGAAAGCGAGGTAAAACAGGTAATTGGCGTCATCCTTACCGGCATGGGAAAAGATGGCACCAAAGGCGCAGGCCACATCCAGAGCAGGGGCGGGCTCGTGATCGCCCAGGACGAAGAAACATCCCTGATTTTCGGGATGGCTAAATCCGCCATCGACAGTGGATTTACCAATCAGGTACTGCCTTTAGCTGATATTCCGCATTACTTAAACCGGTTATCAGCCCGGCAGGACGTAGTTAGTGCCACTGGCACCGCCGTATGA
- a CDS encoding response regulator, with protein MKRILIVDDSFYMRTMLKNMLTDAGYEVVGEAPNGQTALELAKSTQPDLITLDVILPDNTGLDVLKGIKADQPDMKVIIVSAVGQEVIVNEAMEYGALSYIVKPFSEEKVLEVVSKVLAETPQA; from the coding sequence ATGAAAAGAATCTTGATCGTTGATGACTCCTTCTACATGCGCACCATGTTGAAGAACATGTTGACGGATGCCGGCTACGAAGTAGTTGGGGAGGCCCCGAACGGGCAGACAGCCCTTGAACTGGCCAAGTCGACTCAGCCGGACCTGATCACGCTGGATGTGATCTTGCCCGATAATACCGGCCTGGATGTGCTGAAAGGCATAAAGGCAGACCAGCCGGACATGAAAGTGATCATTGTAAGCGCAGTAGGCCAGGAGGTGATCGTGAACGAAGCGATGGAATATGGCGCCCTCTCTTACATTGTAAAACCTTTTTCGGAAGAGAAAGTGCTGGAGGTAGTGAGCAAAGTACTTGCTGAAACACCGCAGGCTTAA
- a CDS encoding chemotaxis protein CheW produces MVKHGNKEEDAAVDTAANATPADNPGDAASERQPAMEVMVHLIVFKLGAEEYGIKIEQVREVTVTPGITRMPRTPDFVKGVANIRGDIIAIMSLEDRFGIRPAPMPEDVNPNLSYTLVIEARDYKIGVMVREVPQSLNLPMSKIDKAPSFLQDIGIHENYIEGIAKVDNRLIIVLDMLRILTNDEVLQLTA; encoded by the coding sequence ATGGTAAAGCACGGAAATAAAGAGGAGGACGCAGCAGTAGATACTGCTGCGAATGCCACTCCTGCCGATAATCCAGGCGATGCAGCCTCAGAGAGGCAGCCTGCCATGGAAGTGATGGTGCACCTGATCGTATTTAAATTGGGCGCCGAGGAGTATGGCATTAAGATCGAGCAGGTGCGGGAAGTAACCGTAACCCCCGGCATTACCCGTATGCCGCGCACACCTGATTTTGTAAAAGGAGTAGCCAATATCCGGGGTGATATTATTGCCATCATGAGCCTGGAGGACCGTTTTGGTATCCGCCCGGCGCCAATGCCGGAAGACGTAAATCCTAATTTATCTTATACCCTCGTCATTGAGGCCAGGGATTACAAGATCGGGGTGATGGTGCGGGAAGTGCCGCAGTCGTTGAACCTGCCGATGTCTAAAATAGATAAAGCACCTTCGTTTCTGCAGGACATCGGCATACACGAAAACTACATCGAAGGCATTGCGAAGGTAGATAACCGGCTGATCATTGTACTGGACATGCTCCGGATCCTGACCAATGACGAAGTGCTACAGCTTACTGCTTAG